Proteins found in one Muntiacus reevesi chromosome 2, mMunRee1.1, whole genome shotgun sequence genomic segment:
- the FOXA2 gene encoding hepatocyte nuclear factor 3-beta codes for MHSASSMLGAVKMEGHEPSDWSSYYAEPEGYSSVSNMNAGLGMNGMNTYMSMSAAAMGSGSGNMSAGSMNMSSYVGAGMSPSLAGMSPGAGAMAGMSGSAGAAGVAGMGPHLSPSLSPLGGQAAGAMGGLAPYANMNSMSPMYGQAGLSRARDPKTYRRSYTHAKPPYSYISLITMAIQQSPNKMLTLSEIYQWIMDLFPFYRQNQQRWQNSIRHSLSFNDCFLKVPRSPDKPGKGSFWTLHPDSGNMFENGCYLRRQKRFKCEKQLALKEAAGAAGGGKKAAAAAGAQASQGPLGEAAAGPAPETPADTESPHSSASPCQEHKRGGLGELKGTPASALSPPEPAPSPGQQQQQAAAHLLGPPHHPGLPPEAHLKPEHHYAFNHPFSINNLMSSEQQHHHSHHHHQPHKMDLKAYEQVMHYPGYGSPMPGSLAMGPVTNKAGLDASPLAADTSYYQGVYSRPIMNSS; via the exons ATGCACTCGGCTTCCAGTATGCTGGGAGCGGTGAAGATGGAAGGGCACGAGCCGTCCGACTGGAGCAGCTACTACGCCGAGCCCGAG GGCTACTCCTCGGTGAGCAACATGAACGCCGGCCTGGGGATGAACGGCATGAACACGTACATGAGCATGTCGGCGGCCGCCATGGGCAGCGGCTCGGGCAACATGAGCGCCGGCTCCATGAACATGTCATCGTACGTGGGCGCGGGCATGAGCCCGTCCCTGGCCGGCATGTCCCCCGGGGCGGGTGCCATGGCCGGCATGAGCGGCTCGGCCGGGGCGGCCGGCGTGGCGGGCATGGGGCCGCACCTGAGCCCGAGCCTGAGCCCGCTCGGGGGACAGGCGGCAGGGGCCATGGGCGGCCTGGCGCCCTACGCGAACATGAACTCCATGAGCCCCATGTACGGGCAGGCGGGCCTGAGCCGCGCGCGCGACCCCAAGACGTACCGGCGCAGCTACACGCACGCCAAGCCGCCCTACTCGTACATCTCGCTCATCACCATGGCCATCCAGCAAAGCCCCAACAAGATGCTGACGCTGAGCGAGATCTACCAGTGGATCATGGACCTCTTCCCCTTCTACCGGCAGAACCAGCAGCGCTGGCAGAACTCCATCCGCCACTCGCTGTCCTTCAACGACTGCTTCCTCAAGGTGCCCCGCTCGCCCGACAAGCCCGGGAAGGGCTCCTTCTGGACCCTGCACCCCGACTCCGGCAACATGTTCGAGAACGGCTGCTACCTGCGCCGCCAGAAGCGCTTCAAGTGCGAGAAGCAGCTGGCCTTGAAGGAGGCCGCGGGCGCCGCGGGCGGCGGCAAGaaggcggccgccgccgccggggcCCAGGCCTCGCAAGGTCCTCTCGGAGAGGCGGCCGCCGGACCGGCTCCCGAGACTCCGGCGGACACCGAGTCGCCCCACTCAAGCGCCTCCCCGTGCCAGGAGCACAAGCGAGGGGGCCTCGGGGAGCTGAAGGGGACGCCGGCCTCGGCACTGAGCCCCCCGGAGCCGGCGCCCTCGccggggcagcagcagcagcaggccgcGGCCCACCTGCTGGGCCCTCCGCATCACCCGGGCCTGCCGCCCGAGGCCCACCTGAAGCCGGAACACCATTACGCCTTCAACCACCCCTTCTCCATCAACAACCTCATGTCGTCAGAGCAGCAGCACCATCACAGCCATCATCACCACCAGCCCCACAAAATGGACCTCAAGGCCTACGAACAGGTGATGCACTACCCCGGCTATGGGTCCCCCATGCCGGGAAGCCTGGCCATGGGCCCGGTCACGAACAAAGCGGGCCTGGATGCCTCGCCCCTGGCCGCAGACACCTCCTACTACCAGGGGGTGTACTCTCGGCCCATTATGAACTCCTCGTAA